In Salmonella enterica subsp. enterica serovar Typhimurium str. LT2, a single window of DNA contains:
- a CDS encoding putative cytoplasmic protein (similar to E. coli nucleoprotein/polynucleotide-associated enzyme (AAC73457.1); Blastp hit to AAC73457.1 (218 aa), 86% identity in aa 40 - 218) encodes MAKLTLQEQLLQAGLVTSKKMAKVQRTAKKSRVQAREAREAVEENKKAQLERDKQLSEQQKQAVLAKEFKAQVKQLIEMNRINVSKGDIGFNFTDNNVIKKIDVDKLTQTQLINGRLAIARLVINNSGECEYAIIPASVADKIAQRDADSIVVNSALSQEEQDEDDPYADFKVPDDLMW; translated from the coding sequence ATGGCAAAACTGACCTTACAAGAGCAACTGCTACAAGCGGGATTAGTGACCAGCAAAAAAATGGCCAAAGTCCAGCGCACGGCTAAAAAATCACGCGTTCAGGCTCGTGAGGCCAGAGAGGCGGTGGAAGAAAATAAAAAGGCGCAACTTGAGCGTGATAAACAACTCAGTGAACAGCAAAAACAAGCGGTTTTAGCGAAAGAGTTTAAAGCTCAGGTTAAGCAACTTATTGAAATGAATAGAATCAATGTATCTAAAGGCGATATTGGTTTTAACTTCACCGATAATAACGTCATCAAAAAAATAGACGTGGATAAGCTCACTCAGACGCAACTGATTAATGGGCGTCTCGCGATTGCGCGTCTGGTTATCAATAACAGCGGTGAATGTGAATATGCGATTATTCCCGCGAGCGTCGCCGATAAAATCGCACAACGAGATGCGGACAGTATTGTCGTAAACAGTGCGCTGAGTCAGGAAGAGCAGGACGAAGATGATCCGTATGCCGATTTTAAAGTTCCCGACGATTTGATGTGGTAA